A genomic region of Caldicellulosiruptor acetigenus contains the following coding sequences:
- the hisS gene encoding histidine--tRNA ligase: MKIQAPKGTKDVLPEESYMWQYVENKFREICKLYGYQEVRFPTFEYTELFQRGVGETTDIVQKEMYTFLDKGGRSITLRPEGTASTARLFIEHGFASRPMPQRFYYIISAFRYENTQGGRFREFHQFGIENFGSFSPVTDAEVISLAYNFFTSIGLDNITVNINSIGCPVCRKEYVKNLKEYFSANSQKLCHTCHQRLDKNPMRILDCKEEGCKLIAKDAPKPIDYLCDDCKSHFGSVKTYLDSAKVLYKVDPFIVRGLDYYTKTVFEIVAPVSDKELAICGGGRYDNLIEQIGGNSIPGIGLAIGVERLLMLLEQNGLLPARPQIPEVFVATVGENSLKKAFEIARMLRFEGISTVIEEMGRSLKSQMKYADKIGCQFSIIIGDDEIAKGVCKVRNMKTSSEEIVEIVNICQYLKEKLQK; encoded by the coding sequence ATGAAAATCCAGGCACCAAAAGGAACAAAGGATGTACTACCGGAAGAAAGTTATATGTGGCAATATGTTGAGAATAAATTCAGAGAGATTTGCAAGCTTTATGGATATCAGGAAGTTAGGTTTCCTACATTTGAGTACACAGAACTTTTCCAAAGAGGAGTGGGCGAGACCACTGATATTGTCCAAAAAGAGATGTATACCTTTTTGGACAAGGGTGGAAGGAGCATCACTTTAAGGCCAGAAGGGACAGCATCCACAGCAAGATTGTTCATCGAGCATGGTTTTGCGTCACGTCCGATGCCGCAGAGGTTTTACTACATTATTTCAGCTTTCAGGTATGAAAACACACAAGGTGGTAGGTTCAGAGAGTTTCACCAGTTTGGAATTGAGAATTTTGGTTCTTTTTCGCCTGTGACAGATGCTGAGGTAATTTCACTTGCTTACAATTTTTTTACAAGCATTGGGCTTGACAATATTACTGTGAATATTAACAGCATAGGATGTCCTGTGTGCAGAAAAGAGTATGTAAAAAATTTAAAAGAGTATTTTTCGGCAAATTCTCAAAAGCTCTGCCATACATGCCACCAGAGGCTTGACAAAAATCCTATGAGAATTTTGGACTGCAAAGAAGAGGGTTGCAAGCTGATTGCAAAAGATGCACCAAAACCAATAGATTATCTCTGTGATGATTGTAAAAGCCATTTTGGAAGTGTGAAAACTTATTTAGATTCAGCAAAGGTTTTATACAAGGTTGACCCTTTTATTGTTCGCGGCTTGGACTACTACACAAAGACAGTTTTTGAGATTGTGGCGCCTGTTTCCGATAAAGAGCTTGCAATCTGTGGCGGTGGAAGGTACGACAATTTAATCGAACAGATAGGTGGGAATTCTATTCCAGGAATTGGTTTGGCAATTGGTGTTGAAAGACTTTTGATGCTGCTTGAGCAAAATGGTCTTCTTCCCGCAAGACCGCAGATACCAGAAGTGTTTGTGGCAACAGTAGGAGAAAATAGCCTCAAGAAAGCTTTTGAGATTGCAAGGATGCTCAGGTTTGAAGGAATTTCAACCGTAATTGAAGAGATGGGAAGAAGCTTAAAATCCCAGATGAAATATGCTGACAAGATTGGCTGTCAGTTTTCTATAATCATTGGAGATGACGAAATCGCAAAGGGTGTTTGCAAAGTTAGAAATATGAAGACATCTTCAGAGGAAATAGTAGAAATAGTAAATATTTGTCAGTATTTAAAAGAAAAACTTCAAAAATAA
- the crcB gene encoding fluoride efflux transporter CrcB produces MNYLIVGVGGVIGAILRYTVGKIFREVMEKDHPVATLFINVIGSFLIGYLSTKHLSSEYKLFLMAGLLGGFTTYSTFMLETSRYIKRKKHMKAFIYVFISILFGILAAGVGIWIANFI; encoded by the coding sequence ATGAACTATCTCATTGTTGGAGTTGGCGGAGTAATTGGAGCAATTCTGAGATATACAGTTGGGAAAATATTCAGAGAAGTAATGGAGAAAGACCATCCTGTTGCTACATTGTTTATCAACGTGATTGGGAGTTTTTTAATAGGATATTTGTCAACAAAGCATCTTTCGAGTGAATACAAACTTTTTCTGATGGCTGGTCTTCTTGGGGGGTTCACAACATACTCTACGTTTATGCTTGAAACATCAAGGTATATAAAGAGAAAAAAACATATGAAAGCTTTTATTTATGTATTTATTTCTATCCTCTTTGGAATACTCGCGGCTGGTGTGGGTATTTGGATAGCAAACTTTATATAA
- the crcB gene encoding fluoride efflux transporter CrcB, which yields MKNIVAIAIGAFFGAVCRFFISQLSLGSFPFTTLFINVVGSFVLCFVAEITVEHIKISTALRHMITTGFISSFTTFSTFVLEIVRFLMKGEFTAAIVYPLLSIVLGLLASIFGFELARAVSERQQKEEYEAA from the coding sequence ATGAAAAACATTGTTGCAATTGCTATTGGAGCTTTTTTTGGTGCTGTTTGTAGATTTTTTATATCTCAGCTGAGCCTTGGCAGCTTTCCTTTTACAACACTTTTTATAAACGTTGTTGGCAGTTTTGTTTTGTGCTTTGTTGCAGAGATAACGGTAGAACACATAAAGATTTCAACTGCCTTAAGACACATGATAACAACAGGTTTTATAAGCAGTTTCACAACCTTTTCTACATTTGTACTTGAAATTGTGAGGTTTTTGATGAAAGGAGAATTTACAGCTGCGATTGTCTATCCTCTTTTATCCATTGTACTTGGGCTTTTAGCTTCAATTTTTGGCTTTGAACTTGCAAGGGCTGTTTCAGAAAGACAGCAAAAAGAGGAGTATGAGGCAGCATGA
- a CDS encoding UPF0175 family protein: protein MQKIININLPLEIFLALREDENKLSSEIKKLIAVKYFKEKRLSLGQAAELAGMSIAEFIQLLSEQNISVFNFDCFEEIKEDVKNA, encoded by the coding sequence ATGCAGAAAATCATTAATATAAACTTACCATTAGAAATCTTTTTAGCTTTGCGAGAAGATGAAAACAAACTTTCAAGTGAAATAAAAAAACTTATAGCTGTCAAATACTTTAAAGAAAAAAGACTGTCCCTTGGTCAAGCAGCAGAACTCGCCGGTATGAGTATTGCAGAATTTATTCAATTACTATCCGAGCAAAATATTTCTGTATTTAACTTTGATTGCTTTGAAGAAATTAAAGAGGATGTAAAAAATGCTTAA
- a CDS encoding DUF3368 domain-containing protein: MLKVVVNSTPLIALNAVNQLSILEALYKKIIVPYGVYEEVFFKAPTNKKIDLSLFDYILIERVKNAYAKELLQTSLHKGEIEVILLAQEINADLCIIDDYLARKYASLFGLKVTGTIGVLLRAKENQLIKEIKPILNDLIKNGIYISQELYEHILTLANEN, from the coding sequence ATGCTTAAGGTAGTTGTTAATTCAACTCCTTTAATTGCGCTAAATGCTGTAAATCAATTATCAATTTTGGAGGCTCTCTACAAGAAGATAATTGTGCCATATGGAGTATATGAAGAAGTATTTTTTAAAGCCCCTACAAACAAGAAAATTGATCTTTCTCTATTCGATTATATCTTAATAGAAAGAGTAAAAAACGCATATGCAAAAGAATTGCTTCAGACTTCCTTGCATAAGGGAGAAATAGAGGTAATTCTATTAGCGCAAGAAATAAATGCAGACTTATGCATCATTGATGATTATTTAGCAAGAAAATATGCCTCTCTATTTGGCCTTAAGGTTACAGGAACTATAGGTGTTTTATTAAGAGCAAAAGAAAATCAACTAATCAAGGAAATTAAACCTATTCTTAACGATTTAATTAAAAATGGAATATATATCAGTCAAGAGCTCTATGAACATATACTAACGCTTGCTAATGAGAATTAA